Proteins found in one Sphingobium sp. V4 genomic segment:
- a CDS encoding HIT family protein: protein MNATIEKFGWPATLVAAFEHWLVLLRPAQPTLGSLVLAAKSDATAFGDLPAAAHAELKTVTTVIEAALGKAVGYSKINYLMLMMVDPHVHFHVIPRYEGTRSAAGVTVADAGWPGQPELGAAVRLDSEMDSLRAFLQEGFEKEITKSA from the coding sequence ATGAACGCGACAATCGAGAAGTTCGGCTGGCCAGCCACGCTGGTCGCGGCGTTCGAGCACTGGCTGGTCCTGCTCCGCCCGGCCCAGCCGACGCTGGGATCCCTGGTGCTGGCGGCGAAAAGTGACGCCACCGCCTTCGGCGACCTGCCGGCGGCGGCCCATGCCGAACTCAAGACCGTGACCACCGTGATCGAGGCGGCGCTGGGCAAGGCGGTGGGCTACAGCAAGATCAACTATCTGATGCTGATGATGGTCGACCCGCATGTCCATTTCCATGTCATCCCCCGCTATGAAGGGACGCGCAGCGCGGCTGGCGTGACCGTCGCGGATGCGGGCTGGCCGGGCCAGCCGGAGCTTGGCGCGGCGGTAAGACTGGACAGCGAAATGGACAGCTTGCGCGCGTTCCTCCAGGAGGGGTTCGAAAAGGAAATCACCAAGAGCGCCTGA
- a CDS encoding RNA-binding S4 domain-containing protein — MADAGSGHGPALRIDKFLWFARLSKSRSTAQKLAEDGHIRLNGRRVERSHAPVRAGDLITFPHPSGVRVVRVIQLPARRGPAPEAQACYEELTVGG, encoded by the coding sequence ATGGCTGACGCGGGCTCCGGCCATGGACCGGCGCTGCGGATCGACAAATTCCTGTGGTTCGCGCGCCTTTCCAAGAGCCGGTCGACCGCGCAGAAGCTGGCCGAGGACGGGCATATCCGCCTCAACGGCCGCCGCGTGGAGCGCTCCCACGCGCCCGTGCGCGCGGGCGACCTCATCACCTTCCCCCATCCCAGCGGCGTGCGGGTGGTCCGCGTGATCCAGCTGCCGGCCCGGCGCGGCCCAGCGCCCGAGGCGCAGGCCTGTTATGAGGAATTGACGGTCGGCGGCTGA
- a CDS encoding helicase-related protein, with protein MAQFARSSVTAVLGPTNTGKTHLAVERMCGHSSGMMGFPLRLLAREVYDRVVAIKGPQQVALVTGEEKIVPPQARYFLCTAESMPIGAGRQAGAAQTIGGGRESGTKEDFAFVALDEAQLGSDPERGHIFTDRLLRARGREETMILGSATISRVVKALVPDVEIIGRPRFSTLSYAGAKKLSRLPKRSAIVAFSAEEVYAVAEMLRRFRGGAAVVMGALSPRTRNAQVQMFLNGEVDYLVATDAIGMGLNLDVAHVAFASLRKFDGRRTRRLTVSEMAQIAGRAGRHHKDGTFGSLGHEDGDAAFTPEEIEAIEAHRFPPVEHLFWRNGTPRTDRLDHLLFDLEQKPERPELRAAPEAVDHAVLKRLADDPLVIERARGQRQVERLWAASGLPDFQKLGAEHHARTVGRIWRFLSEGTGHIPRDWFAQNLARLDSVQGDIDTLSGRIAAARTWSYIAHRPDWLAHPAEMAERTRALEEKLSDALHAALTQRFVDRRTSVLLRDIGQNASTLPVTVEPDGSVCVDGETIGRLDGFRFSVDPATRHQDRKMLLAAAERRLGKVLRVKADELVAAADADFALLDEAGQAPGIAWGETPVATLLAGPTLLAPEIRLDRALLGLGQDVQKQVVARLAAWFEGQKQKHLLPLVKMVESAADPAVPPVVRAVFAQLADAGGVIARTELDSALGHLDKDQRHLLRKAGIDIGVLDIYHHGLLKPGAARWRSALLAARIAKPCLPLPGPGLTLIPAGEKPARMGARIAGFRGFGDQMLRIDMAERMARAAHEAIAKNEAFTALSPQIVSLGLSEPSFLQLMRLAGFRPVAPAAAPASETEAVEVTEATESGDDVVAAAAPAAGANWAFKGRQKARTDRPQHGQQPRGGKPGGNRRPGKEGGQRDGGQKEGGRPRTASAGGSPAPANNAFAGLAELLGRNG; from the coding sequence ATGGCCCAGTTCGCCCGTTCTTCCGTCACTGCCGTCCTGGGACCGACCAACACCGGCAAGACCCACCTCGCCGTCGAGCGGATGTGCGGCCATAGCAGCGGCATGATGGGATTTCCGCTGCGCCTGCTGGCGCGCGAGGTCTATGACCGCGTCGTCGCGATCAAGGGGCCGCAACAGGTTGCGCTCGTCACCGGCGAGGAAAAGATCGTGCCGCCGCAAGCGCGCTATTTCCTCTGCACGGCGGAATCCATGCCGATCGGCGCAGGCCGGCAGGCCGGAGCCGCACAAACAATCGGTGGAGGACGGGAAAGCGGCACGAAGGAAGATTTCGCCTTCGTCGCGCTGGACGAGGCGCAATTGGGATCGGACCCTGAGCGCGGCCATATCTTCACCGACCGGCTGCTGCGCGCGCGTGGGCGCGAGGAAACGATGATCCTTGGCTCCGCGACCATCAGCCGCGTCGTCAAGGCATTGGTGCCCGACGTGGAAATCATCGGCCGCCCTCGCTTTTCCACCCTCTCCTATGCCGGCGCGAAGAAGCTCTCCCGCCTGCCCAAGCGCTCGGCCATCGTCGCCTTCTCCGCGGAGGAGGTTTACGCCGTGGCCGAAATGCTCCGCCGGTTCCGGGGCGGCGCGGCGGTGGTGATGGGCGCCCTGTCGCCCCGAACCCGCAACGCGCAGGTGCAGATGTTCCTGAATGGCGAGGTCGACTATCTGGTCGCCACCGACGCGATCGGCATGGGGCTCAACCTCGATGTCGCCCATGTCGCCTTCGCCTCGCTGCGCAAGTTCGATGGCCGGCGCACCCGGCGCCTGACCGTCAGCGAGATGGCGCAGATCGCCGGGCGGGCCGGCCGGCATCACAAGGATGGCACCTTCGGCAGCCTGGGCCATGAAGATGGCGACGCCGCCTTCACCCCCGAGGAGATCGAAGCGATCGAGGCGCACCGCTTCCCGCCGGTGGAACACTTATTCTGGCGCAACGGCACGCCGCGCACCGACCGGCTCGACCATCTGCTCTTCGACCTGGAACAGAAGCCCGAGCGCCCCGAACTGCGTGCCGCTCCGGAAGCGGTGGACCATGCCGTGCTGAAACGGCTGGCCGACGATCCCCTCGTCATCGAACGCGCCAGGGGGCAGAGGCAGGTGGAACGGTTATGGGCGGCCAGCGGCCTGCCCGATTTCCAGAAGCTGGGCGCGGAGCATCATGCCCGCACCGTCGGCCGCATCTGGCGCTTCCTGTCCGAAGGGACCGGCCATATCCCGCGCGACTGGTTCGCGCAGAATCTCGCCCGGCTCGATTCGGTGCAGGGCGACATCGACACGCTGTCGGGCCGGATCGCGGCGGCGCGGACCTGGTCCTACATCGCGCACCGGCCCGACTGGCTGGCCCATCCCGCCGAGATGGCGGAGCGGACCCGCGCGCTGGAGGAGAAGTTGTCGGATGCGCTCCATGCCGCGCTGACGCAGCGATTCGTCGACCGGCGCACCTCCGTTCTGCTGCGCGACATCGGCCAGAATGCCAGCACCCTGCCGGTCACGGTAGAGCCGGACGGGAGCGTTTGTGTCGATGGCGAGACGATCGGACGACTTGACGGCTTCCGATTCTCGGTTGATCCCGCTACGCGGCATCAGGACCGAAAGATGTTGCTGGCGGCCGCGGAACGGCGCCTTGGAAAGGTATTGCGAGTGAAGGCTGACGAACTGGTTGCTGCGGCGGATGCGGATTTTGCGCTGCTGGACGAGGCGGGACAGGCGCCGGGCATCGCCTGGGGCGAGACGCCGGTGGCGACCCTGCTGGCGGGGCCGACCCTGCTGGCGCCCGAAATCCGGCTTGATCGTGCGCTGCTGGGCCTCGGCCAGGATGTGCAGAAGCAGGTCGTGGCGCGCCTCGCCGCCTGGTTCGAGGGTCAGAAGCAGAAGCATCTGCTGCCGCTGGTCAAGATGGTCGAAAGCGCCGCCGATCCGGCCGTGCCGCCGGTGGTGCGCGCGGTCTTCGCGCAGTTGGCCGATGCTGGCGGCGTGATCGCGCGGACCGAACTCGATTCGGCGCTGGGCCATCTCGACAAGGATCAGCGCCATCTGCTGCGCAAGGCGGGCATCGATATCGGCGTGCTCGATATCTATCATCATGGCCTGCTCAAGCCCGGCGCCGCGCGCTGGCGATCGGCGCTGCTGGCGGCGCGCATCGCCAAGCCCTGCCTGCCGCTGCCGGGCCCCGGCCTCACGCTGATCCCGGCGGGCGAGAAGCCGGCGCGGATGGGTGCGCGAATCGCCGGTTTCCGCGGCTTTGGCGATCAGATGCTGCGGATCGACATGGCCGAACGCATGGCCCGCGCCGCGCATGAGGCGATCGCGAAGAATGAAGCCTTCACGGCGCTCAGCCCGCAGATCGTTTCGCTGGGTCTCAGCGAACCCTCCTTCCTGCAACTGATGCGCCTTGCCGGTTTCCGCCCGGTCGCCCCGGCCGCGGCGCCGGCGTCCGAAACGGAAGCGGTTGAAGTGACAGAGGCGACGGAGAGCGGGGACGACGTGGTCGCCGCCGCCGCGCCTGCCGCGGGCGCCAACTGGGCGTTCAAGGGCCGGCAGAAGGCGCGCACCGATCGCCCCCAGCATGGTCAGCAGCCGCGCGGCGGCAAGCCGGGCGGCAACCGTCGCCCCGGCAAGGAGGGCGGACAGAGGGATGGCGGCCAGAAGGAGGGCGGTCGGCCGCGCACCGCTTCGGCCGGCGGCAGCCCCGCGCCCGCCAACAACGCCTTTGCCGGCCTCGCCGAGTTGCTGGGCCGCAATGGCTGA
- a CDS encoding M23 family metallopeptidase: protein MFQDSQFGSQQGGASISLWLADSLRREAPARPQDWRSRLRDWADEVDLVPDLGQRIGSLTWFRGLATCFGLCATALYLSPGFQPVPGAPGPTLSDAHYDEVRSQMITPLALGADSGRHMGPTDAVQPLRQTPERPQIELNAQVGSSDTLPRALSRAGVSGGDVATVMAMVGGDIGAGVKPGTRLDIVLGRRASRDRPRPLDKLAFRARLDLGVELTRNGNVLSVKRIPIRVDNTPLRIQGVVGESIYRSARAAGAPPKAVQAFLRVIAGQVDLGGIGAGDRYDIVTEYRRAETGDVEVGELLYAGLKRARGKAIDMLKWTSNGRTEWFEASGVGERRGVLSSPVAGRMSSGYGQRRHPILGYTRMHAGIDFAARYGSPIYAVTDGVVGFAGRHGGHGNYVRIQHGGGLATGYAHMSRIAAVPGQRVRRGQVIGYVGSTGLSTGPHLHYELYRGGATVNPLSVKFTTTAQLAGRDLTAFRARLAQYRSLRVGLHDGFAQAPSAVPVAKGK from the coding sequence TTGTTTCAGGATAGCCAGTTCGGGTCTCAGCAGGGCGGCGCGTCCATATCCCTGTGGCTCGCGGACTCGCTGCGCCGCGAAGCCCCGGCGCGGCCGCAGGACTGGCGCAGCCGGTTGCGCGACTGGGCCGACGAAGTGGACCTCGTTCCCGACCTGGGCCAGCGCATCGGCAGCCTTACCTGGTTCCGTGGCCTTGCCACCTGTTTCGGCCTCTGCGCCACCGCCCTCTACCTGTCCCCCGGTTTTCAGCCCGTACCCGGCGCGCCCGGCCCGACGCTGAGCGACGCGCATTATGACGAGGTGCGCAGCCAGATGATCACGCCGCTGGCGCTGGGCGCGGACAGTGGCCGGCACATGGGACCGACCGATGCGGTGCAGCCGCTGCGCCAGACGCCCGAGCGCCCGCAGATCGAACTCAACGCCCAGGTCGGCAGCAGCGACACCCTGCCCCGCGCCCTGTCGCGCGCAGGGGTCAGCGGCGGCGATGTCGCGACCGTCATGGCGATGGTCGGCGGCGACATCGGCGCGGGCGTGAAGCCGGGCACGCGGCTCGACATCGTGCTGGGCCGCCGCGCCAGCCGCGACCGCCCCCGGCCGCTCGACAAGCTGGCCTTCCGCGCGCGGCTCGACCTCGGCGTCGAACTGACCCGCAATGGCAACGTGCTGTCGGTGAAGCGCATCCCCATCCGCGTCGACAATACGCCGCTGCGCATCCAGGGCGTGGTCGGCGAAAGCATCTATCGCTCGGCCCGCGCGGCTGGCGCCCCGCCCAAGGCGGTGCAGGCCTTCCTGCGCGTCATCGCCGGCCAGGTCGACCTGGGCGGTATCGGTGCGGGCGACCGTTATGACATCGTCACCGAATATCGCCGCGCCGAAACCGGCGACGTGGAGGTCGGCGAGCTGCTTTATGCGGGCCTGAAGCGCGCGCGCGGCAAGGCGATCGACATGCTGAAATGGACCAGCAACGGCCGCACCGAATGGTTCGAGGCGTCAGGCGTCGGCGAACGGCGCGGCGTGCTCTCTTCGCCGGTGGCCGGGCGCATGTCGTCGGGCTATGGCCAGCGCCGCCATCCGATATTGGGCTATACGCGGATGCACGCCGGCATCGATTTCGCCGCCCGCTACGGCTCCCCCATCTATGCCGTGACCGACGGCGTCGTCGGCTTCGCCGGGCGGCATGGCGGTCATGGCAATTATGTCCGCATCCAGCATGGCGGCGGCCTCGCCACCGGCTATGCCCATATGAGCCGCATCGCCGCCGTGCCGGGCCAGCGGGTGCGGCGGGGCCAGGTGATCGGCTATGTCGGATCGACCGGCCTGTCGACCGGGCCGCATCTTCATTATGAGCTGTATCGCGGCGGCGCGACGGTCAATCCGCTGTCGGTCAAGTTCACGACGACGGCGCAGCTGGCCGGTCGAGACCTGACCGCCTTCCGCGCGCGGCTGGCCCAATATCGGAGCCTGCGCGTGGGGCTGCATGACGGTTTCGCACAGGCGCCGTCGGCCGTGCCGGTGGCGAAAGGCAAGTAG
- a CDS encoding nucleotidyltransferase family protein produces MTGSVTAILLAGARPIPDPLALAAGVPVKPLAPVAGEPMINRPARALLDHPAIDRLIVLTQRPDVFAADPATAWLAAHPRVTFETGGQGIASSLLALMAADDLPFPLLLTTADHVLLDTAMLDQFVGEAAGADIAVAMVERATLLARYPQSRRTWLKFRDGWWSGANIFWFGSTRARPVIALWQEVEQDRKKGWKILSAFGPVALIGALLRISTLRGGIARIGRRFGLAARLVAMDSPEACIDADKPADVTLIESILARR; encoded by the coding sequence ATGACAGGTTCCGTTACCGCCATCCTGCTCGCAGGCGCGCGCCCCATTCCCGATCCGCTGGCGCTGGCCGCCGGCGTGCCGGTCAAGCCGCTCGCCCCGGTCGCGGGCGAGCCGATGATCAATCGCCCGGCGCGGGCCTTGCTCGACCATCCCGCCATCGACCGGCTGATCGTCCTGACCCAGCGGCCCGACGTCTTTGCCGCCGATCCCGCCACCGCCTGGCTCGCGGCGCATCCGCGCGTCACCTTCGAGACGGGGGGGCAGGGAATCGCCTCCTCGCTGCTGGCGCTGATGGCGGCGGACGACCTGCCCTTCCCGTTGCTGCTGACCACGGCCGACCATGTGCTGCTCGACACGGCGATGCTGGACCAGTTCGTGGGCGAAGCGGCAGGCGCGGACATTGCCGTCGCCATGGTGGAGCGGGCGACGCTGCTGGCGCGCTATCCGCAGTCGCGGCGCACCTGGCTGAAATTTCGCGACGGCTGGTGGTCGGGCGCCAACATCTTCTGGTTCGGCAGCACCAGGGCGCGCCCGGTCATCGCACTGTGGCAGGAGGTGGAGCAGGACCGCAAGAAGGGCTGGAAGATATTGTCCGCCTTCGGCCCGGTCGCGCTGATCGGCGCGCTGCTGCGCATATCGACACTGCGCGGCGGGATCGCGCGGATCGGCCGGCGCTTCGGCCTTGCCGCGCGGCTGGTGGCGATGGACAGCCCCGAAGCCTGCATCGACGCGGACAAGCCCGCCGACGTAACGCTGATCGAATCGATCCTCGCCCGGCGTTAG
- a CDS encoding lipopolysaccharide biosynthesis protein, whose protein sequence is MFKRGSGAAGDGFARILANTGWLLGGKGVGAVLSLAYLAIVTRTLGVADFGRFALVLSAANVIKALVSFDSWQIVVRYGQPHLAANDGDALNRVLRFCILIDLASAVAGGGIAAAIILFFGRALELGPGMGWQVWLFCMVMMITIRSSPTGILRLFDRFDSAAFAETMIPVGRMIGALVALALMPGITGFLIAWAFAELLCALSYWWLAFRVGRGRIGDWRAGRALDARAENPGIIGFLTATNLQTSLSSIGQQVAVLIVGAFVGPTGAGLYRLANQLANSLTKISSLLSRSIFVELSRTSSHGREALGALFRRTNRLALVVGAVIIGLILMIGHPLLGLIAGREFLPAYPLLLMLGVAACIDLIGVSYRPLLMATDRAGLSLRISFVSTLLLLGLQSALLPLYGTQGAAMANIAASLAGFTMMGLASRRAVTSGG, encoded by the coding sequence ATGTTCAAGCGCGGATCGGGCGCGGCGGGCGACGGCTTCGCCCGCATCCTGGCCAATACCGGCTGGCTGCTGGGCGGCAAGGGCGTGGGCGCGGTGCTCAGCCTCGCCTATCTCGCCATCGTCACCCGCACGCTCGGCGTCGCCGATTTCGGCCGCTTCGCGCTGGTGCTGAGCGCCGCCAACGTCATCAAGGCGCTGGTCAGCTTCGACAGCTGGCAGATCGTCGTGCGCTATGGCCAGCCCCATCTCGCCGCGAACGATGGCGACGCGCTCAATCGCGTGCTGCGCTTCTGCATCCTGATCGACCTTGCATCGGCGGTCGCGGGCGGTGGAATCGCGGCGGCCATCATCCTCTTCTTCGGCCGGGCGCTGGAACTGGGACCGGGCATGGGCTGGCAGGTCTGGCTGTTCTGCATGGTGATGATGATCACCATCCGATCCAGCCCCACCGGCATATTGCGCCTGTTCGACCGGTTCGATTCGGCTGCCTTCGCCGAAACCATGATCCCTGTCGGCCGCATGATCGGCGCGCTGGTCGCGCTGGCGCTCATGCCCGGCATCACCGGCTTCCTGATCGCCTGGGCCTTTGCCGAATTGCTCTGCGCCTTGAGCTACTGGTGGCTGGCGTTCCGGGTCGGGCGCGGGCGGATCGGCGACTGGCGCGCAGGCCGTGCGCTGGATGCGCGTGCCGAAAATCCCGGCATCATCGGCTTCCTCACCGCCACCAACCTCCAGACCAGCCTGTCCTCCATCGGGCAGCAGGTCGCGGTGCTGATCGTCGGCGCCTTCGTCGGCCCGACCGGGGCGGGTCTCTATCGCCTCGCCAACCAGCTCGCCAATTCGCTGACCAAGATTTCCAGCCTCCTGTCGCGCAGCATCTTCGTCGAACTCTCGCGGACCAGCAGCCACGGGCGCGAAGCGCTGGGCGCCCTGTTCCGGCGGACGAACCGCCTGGCGCTGGTGGTCGGCGCGGTCATCATCGGCCTGATCCTGATGATTGGCCATCCTTTGCTGGGGCTGATCGCGGGACGGGAATTCCTGCCTGCCTATCCGCTGCTGCTGATGCTGGGCGTCGCCGCCTGCATCGACCTGATCGGGGTCAGCTACCGCCCGCTGCTGATGGCGACTGACCGGGCTGGCCTGTCGCTGCGGATATCCTTCGTTTCGACCCTGCTGCTGCTCGGCCTGCAATCCGCGCTGCTGCCGCTCTACGGCACGCAGGGTGCGGCGATGGCGAATATCGCAGCATCGCTCGCCGGCTTCACGATGATGGGCCTCGCCAGCCGCCGGGCCGTGACAAGCGGCGGCTAG
- a CDS encoding phosphocholine cytidylyltransferase family protein — protein sequence MTISKAIILSAGQGSRLLPLTRDIPKCLIDFNGRSLISWQVAALAANGVTDIVVVTGFRTERVEDHALQIYRESGVRIRTVFNPFFQVADNLGTCWIAREEMHRDFIILNGDTIVSDEIVARLIAGAQDAITVTVDVKAKGEYDDDDMKVNRDASGRLHAIGKRLLPPDTNAESIGMLAFTGEGPAIFRNQIDQMMRTPEGVERWYLRAIDIIAKGNRVGTVSIEGLDWQEVDFPQDVEAAKALTAAWVAEGRYAK from the coding sequence ATGACCATCAGCAAAGCCATCATCCTGTCCGCCGGCCAGGGGTCGCGCCTCCTGCCGCTGACCCGCGACATTCCCAAATGCCTGATCGACTTCAACGGCCGCAGCCTCATCAGCTGGCAGGTCGCGGCGCTGGCGGCCAATGGCGTGACCGACATCGTCGTCGTCACCGGGTTCCGCACCGAGCGGGTCGAGGATCATGCGCTCCAGATCTACCGCGAAAGCGGCGTGCGCATCCGCACCGTGTTCAACCCCTTCTTCCAGGTCGCCGACAATCTGGGCACCTGCTGGATCGCGCGCGAGGAAATGCACCGGGACTTCATCATCCTGAACGGCGACACCATCGTATCGGACGAGATCGTCGCCCGGCTGATCGCAGGCGCGCAGGACGCAATCACCGTCACCGTCGACGTCAAGGCGAAGGGTGAATATGATGATGACGACATGAAGGTGAACCGCGATGCCAGCGGGCGCCTGCACGCCATCGGCAAGCGGCTGCTGCCGCCCGACACCAACGCCGAATCGATCGGGATGCTGGCCTTCACCGGCGAAGGTCCGGCGATCTTCCGCAACCAGATCGACCAGATGATGCGCACGCCCGAAGGCGTCGAACGCTGGTACCTCCGCGCGATCGACATCATCGCCAAGGGCAATCGCGTCGGCACCGTCTCGATCGAGGGGCTGGACTGGCAGGAGGTCGACTTCCCGCAGGATGTGGAGGCGGCCAAGGCGCTGACCGCCGCATGGGTGGCCGAGGGGCGCTACGCGAAATAG
- the fdxA gene encoding ferredoxin FdxA has translation MTYVVTDNCIRCKYMDCVEVCPVDCFYEGENMLVINPNECIDCGVCEPECPAEAILPDTENGLEKWLELNTKYSAEWPNITVKGEAPADAEAMNGVENKLEQFFSPEPGSGN, from the coding sequence ATGACCTATGTCGTGACCGACAACTGCATCCGCTGCAAATATATGGATTGCGTCGAGGTCTGCCCCGTGGACTGTTTCTACGAGGGCGAGAACATGCTGGTCATCAATCCCAACGAGTGCATCGACTGCGGCGTGTGCGAACCGGAATGCCCGGCCGAGGCGATCCTGCCCGATACCGAGAACGGCCTGGAAAAGTGGCTGGAGCTGAACACCAAATATTCGGCCGAATGGCCCAACATCACGGTCAAGGGCGAAGCCCCGGCCGACGCCGAGGCGATGAACGGCGTCGAGAACAAGCTGGAGCAGTTTTTCTCGCCCGAACCCGGCTCCGGCAACTGA
- a CDS encoding CarD family transcriptional regulator, with protein sequence MAAKALSFDVGDYVVYPKHGVGRVIELQKEQIAGMELELYVLRFEKERMTLRVPTNKAEGVGMRKLSSNKTLEEAMETLKGKPKVKRTMWSRRAQEYEAKINSGDLVSIAEVTRDLFRADDQPEQSYSERQIFEAASSRLARELAAMEETDEPSALKKILRILNEAAPKHVKVEG encoded by the coding sequence ATGGCTGCCAAGGCGCTGTCCTTTGACGTTGGTGATTATGTCGTTTATCCCAAGCATGGCGTAGGCCGCGTGATCGAGCTGCAGAAAGAGCAGATCGCGGGCATGGAACTGGAGCTCTATGTGCTCCGGTTCGAGAAGGAGCGCATGACGCTCCGCGTTCCGACCAACAAGGCCGAAGGCGTCGGGATGCGCAAGCTGTCCTCCAACAAGACGCTGGAGGAAGCGATGGAAACCCTGAAGGGCAAGCCCAAGGTGAAGCGCACCATGTGGTCCCGCCGCGCGCAGGAATATGAAGCGAAGATCAATTCGGGCGACCTAGTGTCGATCGCCGAAGTGACGCGCGACCTGTTCCGCGCCGACGACCAGCCCGAGCAGAGCTATTCGGAGCGCCAGATCTTCGAAGCGGCCTCCAGCCGCCTTGCCCGCGAACTCGCGGCGATGGAGGAGACGGACGAGCCGAGCGCGCTCAAGAAGATCCTGCGCATCCTCAACGAAGCCGCGCCCAAGCACGTCAAGGTCGAAGGCTGA
- a CDS encoding asparaginase domain-containing protein, whose amino-acid sequence MLSPETPILLLTTGGTIDKIYFDALSDYQVGETVMAKLLEVARVKRPFRIEEVTRKDSLELDDQDRALIYARVAAASERHIVITHGTDTMTETAKQLKDIAGKTIVLVGALAPARFGESDASFNLGMAFATAQVAEPGVYITMSGSVFRADQVVKDRAKGAFVPVQD is encoded by the coding sequence ATGCTGTCCCCCGAAACCCCGATCCTGCTGCTCACCACCGGCGGCACGATCGACAAAATCTATTTCGACGCCCTGTCCGACTATCAGGTCGGCGAGACGGTGATGGCCAAGCTGCTGGAGGTCGCCCGCGTGAAGCGCCCTTTCCGCATAGAGGAAGTGACCCGCAAGGACAGTCTGGAACTGGACGATCAGGACCGGGCGCTGATCTACGCCCGTGTCGCGGCCGCATCCGAACGCCATATCGTCATCACCCATGGCACCGACACCATGACCGAGACGGCGAAGCAGTTGAAGGACATTGCGGGCAAGACGATCGTGCTGGTCGGCGCGCTTGCCCCGGCGCGTTTCGGTGAAAGCGATGCGAGCTTCAACCTCGGCATGGCCTTCGCCACCGCGCAGGTCGCCGAGCCGGGCGTCTACATCACCATGAGCGGATCGGTGTTCCGCGCCGACCAGGTGGTGAAGGATCGCGCCAAGGGCGCCTTCGTCCCCGTCCAGGACTGA
- a CDS encoding pyrroline-5-carboxylate reductase produces MSIVWPDHLFLVGCGNMAGQMLIRWLDCGLDPARVTVLRPSGRPVADGVAVVTDYPSALPAGTTVLLGMKPYQIGDVAAALAPLCAADTRLVSILAGTTLAELRRRFPAAGDIVRAMPNLPVGLGEGVIALFTDMATSAEARGDIDALIQPLGLAEWIADEGLFNQVTALSGCGPAFLFRFVDALARAGEAIGIPADQAARMALATVRGSAEMAGRAAESPATLADQVASPGGMTREGLNVLDADDRLLVLLTDTLDAARDRGEAMARGE; encoded by the coding sequence ATGTCGATTGTCTGGCCCGATCATCTGTTCCTTGTCGGTTGCGGCAACATGGCGGGGCAGATGCTCATCCGCTGGCTGGATTGCGGTCTCGACCCCGCGCGCGTCACGGTGCTGCGGCCCAGTGGCCGGCCGGTGGCCGACGGGGTTGCCGTCGTGACCGACTATCCTTCAGCGCTGCCTGCGGGCACCACCGTGCTGCTGGGCATGAAGCCCTATCAGATCGGCGATGTCGCGGCCGCGCTGGCGCCGCTCTGCGCGGCGGACACGCGGCTCGTCTCGATCCTGGCCGGTACGACGCTCGCCGAACTGCGCCGCCGCTTTCCGGCCGCGGGCGACATCGTCCGGGCTATGCCCAACCTGCCCGTGGGGTTGGGAGAGGGCGTGATCGCGCTGTTTACCGACATGGCGACATCGGCCGAGGCGAGGGGCGACATCGACGCCCTGATCCAGCCGCTGGGCCTCGCTGAGTGGATCGCCGACGAAGGCCTGTTCAATCAGGTGACGGCGCTGTCGGGTTGCGGCCCGGCCTTCCTGTTCCGCTTCGTCGACGCACTGGCGCGCGCGGGTGAAGCGATCGGCATCCCTGCCGACCAGGCCGCGCGCATGGCGCTGGCGACGGTGCGGGGATCGGCCGAGATGGCCGGCCGCGCGGCGGAAAGCCCGGCGACGCTCGCCGATCAGGTCGCCAGTCCCGGCGGCATGACGCGCGAGGGATTGAATGTCCTCGACGCCGACGACCGGCTGCTGGTGCTGCTGACTGATACGCTTGACGCTGCGCGCGACCGGGGCGAAGCGATGGCGCGCGGGGAATAA
- a CDS encoding YbjN domain-containing protein: MMDSDEFEHGGQEAAPIDMLAAYFEAHGWSFEQVGEDEIVANTQGSWAQYELRGIWRDEDQVLQLLALPDIRVAEEKRGTIYETLGLINEQLWIGHFELWSSSGIVLFRHGALLGAGGTLTLDQAQLLVETAIDECERFYPVFQFVLWGGKSPSEAISASLIETRGEA, from the coding sequence ATGATGGATAGCGACGAATTTGAACATGGCGGCCAGGAAGCGGCCCCGATCGACATGCTGGCGGCCTATTTCGAGGCGCATGGCTGGAGCTTCGAGCAGGTCGGCGAGGATGAGATCGTCGCGAACACGCAGGGTTCATGGGCGCAATATGAACTGCGCGGCATCTGGCGTGACGAGGATCAGGTGCTCCAGCTCCTGGCCCTGCCCGACATCCGGGTGGCGGAGGAAAAGCGCGGCACCATCTATGAGACGCTGGGCCTGATCAACGAACAGCTGTGGATCGGCCATTTCGAACTCTGGTCGTCGAGCGGCATCGTCCTGTTCCGCCACGGCGCGCTGCTGGGTGCGGGCGGCACGCTGACGCTCGACCAGGCGCAATTGCTGGTCGAAACCGCCATCGACGAATGCGAACGCTTCTATCCGGTGTTCCAGTTCGTGCTCTGGGGTGGCAAGTCGCCCAGCGAGGCGATTTCCGCCAGCCTCATCGAAACGCGCGGCGAAGCCTGA